GGAGACCGGCCCCCTCGAGCGGGAATGCGAGCACGTCGGTGCCGCGGTCGACCCCGCGGTACCGCCGGTTGAGACTGCGCATGAGGCGCTCCCCCGCGAAGAGGACGCCGAGCTCGCACCCCTCCGGGCGCCGCTCCCGGCGCAGCACGTACGCCGCGGCCCGCCTGACCGCGGGCGCGTCAATCAGGGTCGCCCTGACCCTGCTCTCCACCCTGATCCTCATCGTCCCCGCCCCCCGGCGTCGGGTACTTCACCCGCGCGTGGAACGTGCTCGTGAGCACGTGTTCGAACCTCTGGATGATCAGCCGGACCTCGTTGAAGGTGAGGTCGCACTCGTCGAGCTGGCCGTCGGAGATGCGCGTATAGACGATCTCCCTGACGAAGTTGCCGATCCGCCCCGGCGTGGGGCGGCTCAGGCACCGCGACGCCGCCTCGACCGCGTCCGCGAGCAGGATGAGCGCGGTCTCCTTGCTCCGCGGCTTCGGGCCGGGGTAGCGGAAATCCTCCTGCGCCACCTCCTCCCCCTCGGCCCGCGACTTCTGCTCGGCGCGGTGGTAGAAGAAGTAGACGAGCCCGGTCCCGTGGTGCTCCTGGATCGCCCTGACGATCATCGGGTTGAGCTTCCAGGTGAGGGCGATGTCGACCCCGTCCTTGACGTGCGAGAGGATGATCAGGTTGCTCATGCTCGGATTCAGCTCGTCGTGCTTGCTCTCCTCGAACAGGGCGTTTTCGACGTAATACTCCGGCTTCAGGATCTTCCCGATGTCGTGGAAGTAGGCCCCGACCCGGACCTGGAGCGGGTTGGCACCCACCGCCTCCGCGGCCGCCTCCGCGAGGGTGCCCACGATAAGGCTGTGGTGGTAGGTGCCGGGCGCCTTGATGAACATCTCCTTGAGGAGCGGGTGGTTCAGATCCGCCAGCTCCAGCAGCCGAAAGTTCGTCGCCAGGTTGAAGGCGTACTCGAGGATCGGCAGAACGCTGCCCGCGAGAAACGCCGACAGCATCCCCGAGACGAGCCCGCCCGCCGCGCGGAATCCCGACGTGGCCGACACGATATTGAGATCGGAGATCGCGTCGAGGGCGCCGATGGTGATGATGTTCCCGAGCGCAACCGTCGCCCCCGCCCTGACGAGATCGCTCCGCCGGCGCACCCCGAGGGAGGCGTAGATCGCCAGGATGCCGCCCACGGTGCTCACGAGGGTGTACGGGAGGCTGAATCCCTTCATGATCCCGACGAGGAGGGCGAGGAGCGCGACGAAGAAGAGCGCGAGGGTGTGGCTGAGGAGGAGGGTGAGGAGGATCCCCGCCATCGGGACGGACACCGCGGCGAAGTAGTGGAACAGGTTGTTCCAGGAGGATTGTATCGCGCCGAACGGGATCAGCGAGATGCCGCGGGATATGAGGAGCGCCCCGAGCATGATCAGGGAGAGCAGCAGCAGGGACGAGTTGCTGTCGTAGAGGACCGGCTGGTAGTTCATCAGGTAGCGCCGAGAGAGGATGAGCAGCATCACGACGAGGAGGGCGAGGCCGAGGATGTCGTAGAGCTGCTGCCGCATCTTCGTCGGGCCGGGTTCGGCCTCCGCCCGGCTCTGCAGGTAGGCGGCGTACAGCTCCATCTGCCCGGCGGTCACCTCGTACCCGCGCTCGATGATCTTGCTGCCCGCCTGGACCCTGCTGATCACGGGGGCGATGCGTTCGGCGGCGCGATCGCGCTCGCGCTGCGTCAGCGTCTCGTCGTAGGTGATGCTCCGCTCGCAGCAGGCGTAGAGGAGCCCGACGGCGGCATCCCGGCTGCGCCGGTCGCGCGGGAAGACCACCGCCGCCCATCGCTCCGCGGCGGCGCGGGCGGCCTCGCGGAGGGCCTCGCGGTGCCGCTCGCGCTCCGGCGCCTCCCCGCCCGCCGCGGCGATGCGCGCCGCGTCGGCGACGATCGTGGCCTCGGGCCCGCCGAAGGTGGCGAGCAGCTCCTCCATCTGCGTCGCGATCCGCTCCGGTTCGGCCGCCGTGCCGAGAAGCTCGACCGCGTGCGCGTCGAAGCCGGCCTCCGCC
This is a stretch of genomic DNA from Chlamydiota bacterium. It encodes these proteins:
- a CDS encoding HDIG domain-containing protein, coding for MKLLTWYRLRRQGVAGGRLRKKFRAGPLRTAFEKGPLVKTLIAAASFAGCVWIVSMGQAPSRETIDLFVGQPAPKDVFADSGFVYENREQTERLRREAAQKVLPFYSFSAVQLRECAQGLAESIRAADAARKNRTPVAKPPGAAVTEAEAGFDAHAVELLGTAAEPERIATQMEELLATFGGPEATIVADAARIAAAGGEAPERERHREALREAARAAAERWAAVVFPRDRRSRDAAVGLLYACCERSITYDETLTQRERDRAAERIAPVISRVQAGSKIIERGYEVTAGQMELYAAYLQSRAEAEPGPTKMRQQLYDILGLALLVVMLLILSRRYLMNYQPVLYDSNSSLLLLSLIMLGALLISRGISLIPFGAIQSSWNNLFHYFAAVSVPMAGILLTLLLSHTLALFFVALLALLVGIMKGFSLPYTLVSTVGGILAIYASLGVRRRSDLVRAGATVALGNIITIGALDAISDLNIVSATSGFRAAGGLVSGMLSAFLAGSVLPILEYAFNLATNFRLLELADLNHPLLKEMFIKAPGTYHHSLIVGTLAEAAAEAVGANPLQVRVGAYFHDIGKILKPEYYVENALFEESKHDELNPSMSNLIILSHVKDGVDIALTWKLNPMIVRAIQEHHGTGLVYFFYHRAEQKSRAEGEEVAQEDFRYPGPKPRSKETALILLADAVEAASRCLSRPTPGRIGNFVREIVYTRISDGQLDECDLTFNEVRLIIQRFEHVLTSTFHARVKYPTPGGGDDEDQGGEQGQGDPD